From Chloracidobacterium sp. N, the proteins below share one genomic window:
- a CDS encoding site-specific integrase, producing the protein MTRARLTAGRVQSFTCPEGKEQAFLRDSEVPGLALRVTAAGNRAYVFEGKLNRRTLRLTIGSPAHWTIETARARARELASLVDRGLDPRAELEKQRQEAEAARTRREAAEVCALEVWHAYCHERRDVWGERHYLDHLRIAAPGGEPRKKGEGVTQPGPLYALLNQPLASLTTEAVEAWAARNAHRPTQARLGLRLLKAFLNWCRTRPDFAQVLPAENPAHSRKARETLGTPKAKNDCLQREQLQPWFEKVRQQHPTVAAYLQTLLLTGARPGEVLALTWDAVDFQWLTLTIRDKVEGERVIPLTPYVARLLAALPRRNEWVFASDKASAPINRPGHAVERVCRLAGIPHVSLHGLRRSFGTLSEWVEAPVGVVAQLMGHRPSATAERHYRARPIDLLRKWHTGIEGWILEQAGIEQPPAEANPAKLRVVR; encoded by the coding sequence ATGACACGCGCACGACTGACGGCGGGCAGGGTGCAGTCCTTTACCTGCCCCGAAGGAAAAGAACAGGCTTTCCTGCGCGACAGCGAAGTACCCGGACTGGCGCTGCGCGTGACCGCGGCCGGAAACCGCGCTTACGTCTTCGAGGGAAAGCTGAACCGGCGCACCCTCCGGCTGACCATCGGCAGCCCGGCGCACTGGACTATCGAAACCGCCCGCGCGCGGGCAAGGGAGCTGGCGTCACTGGTTGACCGTGGTCTTGACCCGCGCGCGGAACTCGAAAAGCAGCGGCAGGAAGCCGAAGCCGCCCGCACCCGGCGGGAAGCCGCCGAAGTCTGCGCCCTCGAAGTCTGGCACGCCTACTGCCACGAACGCCGGGACGTATGGGGGGAGCGCCACTACCTTGACCACCTGCGCATAGCCGCCCCAGGTGGCGAACCCCGGAAAAAGGGCGAAGGCGTCACCCAACCGGGGCCGCTTTACGCTCTACTCAACCAACCGCTGGCAAGTCTCACGACCGAAGCCGTCGAAGCGTGGGCCGCCCGGAACGCCCATCGCCCAACGCAAGCCCGTCTCGGATTGCGCCTGCTCAAGGCTTTCCTGAACTGGTGTCGTACCCGCCCCGACTTCGCCCAGGTGCTACCCGCCGAAAACCCGGCCCACAGCCGCAAGGCGCGCGAAACCCTGGGGACGCCCAAAGCCAAAAACGACTGCCTGCAACGGGAGCAGCTTCAGCCGTGGTTCGAGAAGGTACGCCAGCAACATCCGACGGTAGCCGCGTACCTGCAAACCCTGCTGCTGACCGGCGCGCGCCCCGGCGAAGTGCTGGCGCTGACGTGGGACGCCGTGGATTTCCAATGGCTGACCCTCACCATCCGCGACAAGGTGGAGGGCGAACGGGTGATTCCATTGACGCCCTACGTTGCCCGTCTGCTGGCGGCACTGCCACGGCGGAATGAATGGGTGTTCGCGTCCGACAAAGCCAGCGCGCCCATCAACCGCCCCGGTCACGCCGTCGAGCGCGTCTGCCGGCTGGCAGGCATCCCACACGTCAGCCTGCACGGACTGCGCCGTTCGTTCGGGACGCTTTCCGAATGGGTGGAAGCCCCCGTGGGCGTCGTAGCCCAACTTATGGGCCACCGTCCAAGCGCCACAGCCGAACGCCACTATCGCGCCCGCCCGATTGACCTGCTGCGAAAGTGGCACACCGGAATCGAAGGCTGGATTCTCGAACAGGCCGGCATCGAACAGCCGCCGGCGGAAGCGAACCCGGCAAAACTCCGGGTGGTAAGGTAA
- a CDS encoding helix-turn-helix domain-containing protein — MQNLLENETRPAIPTGEAARLLGRRPQTLRLWACLENGPLRPVRVHGRLMWPVAEIRRLLEGKPDSQTPGAA; from the coding sequence ATGCAGAACCTACTTGAAAACGAAACCCGACCGGCAATCCCGACCGGGGAAGCCGCCCGGTTGCTTGGCCGCCGTCCACAGACGCTGCGCCTGTGGGCGTGCCTGGAAAACGGCCCGCTCCGTCCGGTTCGGGTTCACGGCCGCCTGATGTGGCCGGTAGCGGAAATCCGACGACTACTCGAAGGCAAACCAGACAGCCAGACGCCCGGCGCGGCGTAG
- a CDS encoding DUF3987 domain-containing protein produces the protein MTRLPEPIELDNLPVRNPGKLPGDGAPNHIEITGSLEDALPVIRERLGGAPKSLHETGDEPITFDTHTKGKQSGWAYVSRKPDGWLLTCGDRRGGVRYTIFVRDALAAGVAPDILLPASRQKDDGAAERAAQKANALCEMACPAGDDHPYLVRKGVKPTDALGELHVGRIREIIRYHPYAGGEPLEGRILIAPVVIGDKISTVELIDEQGRKSALKDGRKSGGYWATGTLPETGRLILAEGVATALSIAEALGEPVVAALSVGNIGKVGRALQRPGRELVIAADLGEGGKPHSDAIEAARKLGARLCAPPSGMGKGADFNDLHVRDGLDAVRAAFECPIPAVEIAGQDAGGTPLAVCLTDEHPLPPEQPFPVEALPELIREAVQEVQDYTQAPTVLVAASALTAASIAVQGLADVEINRMMRRPISLFLLTIAESGERKTTCDGYFTKPLREFVQEAGKKAEPALKDYRARMAAWEAKREGLLKAIQKAGRDGTGLDLSPDEQALIELEFQKPEKPPVPQLLYSDATTEALAYSLTHSWPSAGLVSSEAGAVFGGHSMSTDTVVRNLALLNQLWDGADFSVDRRTKESFHVRNVRLTIGLQVQPAVMHKFMDGHGAVSRGQGFLARCLLSCPKSTQGTRITKDPPSRTPGLDAFCQRLRNLLEVPLPRNEEKELEPPALYLAPKARECWKDYANRTERRLLDDLQGLRDVGSKAAENAARLAAVMHMFEQGDARDIGEEYIERAAHIVDWYLLEARRFFEESTGAIDLSDAARLKRWLREYCTTHKTDHVTCRNARNYGPIKDGKRFFAATNQLEENGDAWVQKDGRRHLLRINPTLLPLAMSDGGETVGSVGSVEWGGNEKTQPAYANGAEPPAQPPAYPSDSDRHLSGGSSRRVQGVSGSDDAAGSPSSEPHRPTPASDADRDADGEARREALARNRNAGKTVCLMCGETIDMCKCRKPQGNGEGAADRTVPGAEPSQQPANPSDSDGHSSKAADVQPDAGELCEDHRTPMTLDLDGTWACPSCGF, from the coding sequence ATGACAAGGCTACCCGAGCCTATCGAACTTGACAACCTGCCCGTCCGAAATCCCGGCAAATTGCCGGGGGACGGGGCGCCGAATCACATAGAAATAACGGGTTCCCTTGAAGACGCGCTGCCGGTAATCCGGGAGCGGCTTGGGGGCGCACCCAAAAGCCTGCACGAAACAGGCGACGAACCCATCACCTTCGACACCCACACAAAGGGCAAGCAAAGCGGATGGGCGTACGTCAGCCGCAAGCCCGACGGCTGGCTGCTCACATGTGGGGATAGACGCGGCGGCGTGCGGTACACCATCTTCGTGCGGGACGCGCTGGCGGCTGGCGTTGCGCCCGACATCCTGCTCCCGGCGTCCAGGCAGAAAGACGACGGGGCGGCGGAACGGGCGGCGCAGAAGGCGAATGCTCTCTGCGAGATGGCGTGTCCGGCTGGCGATGACCACCCCTACCTGGTACGCAAGGGCGTCAAGCCAACCGACGCCTTGGGCGAACTGCACGTGGGGCGCATAAGGGAGATTATCCGCTACCATCCGTATGCCGGAGGCGAACCGCTCGAAGGGCGCATCCTCATCGCACCCGTTGTCATCGGCGACAAGATTTCCACGGTGGAGCTTATTGACGAGCAGGGACGTAAGAGCGCGCTGAAAGACGGGCGGAAAAGCGGCGGATATTGGGCAACGGGGACGCTGCCGGAAACCGGCAGGCTTATTCTTGCCGAGGGCGTCGCCACGGCGCTGTCCATTGCCGAAGCGTTGGGCGAACCCGTCGTGGCGGCGCTGTCGGTGGGCAACATCGGGAAGGTTGGACGCGCGCTGCAACGTCCGGGGCGCGAACTGGTGATTGCGGCTGACCTGGGGGAAGGCGGCAAGCCGCACAGCGACGCCATTGAAGCCGCAAGAAAGCTCGGAGCGCGCCTTTGTGCACCACCGTCCGGTATGGGCAAGGGCGCTGACTTCAATGACCTGCACGTGCGGGACGGGCTGGACGCCGTGCGGGCGGCTTTCGAGTGCCCCATCCCGGCGGTGGAGATAGCCGGACAGGATGCCGGCGGCACGCCGTTAGCCGTCTGCCTGACAGATGAACACCCGTTGCCGCCCGAACAGCCCTTCCCGGTGGAAGCCCTGCCGGAACTTATCCGGGAGGCTGTGCAGGAAGTGCAGGATTACACCCAAGCGCCCACGGTACTCGTGGCGGCGTCGGCGCTGACGGCGGCTTCCATTGCCGTCCAGGGGCTGGCGGACGTGGAAATCAACCGGATGATGCGCCGTCCCATCAGCCTGTTCCTGCTGACGATTGCCGAATCCGGGGAACGAAAGACAACCTGCGATGGATACTTCACCAAGCCGTTGCGGGAATTCGTGCAGGAAGCCGGGAAAAAAGCCGAACCCGCACTCAAGGATTACAGAGCCAGGATGGCCGCCTGGGAAGCCAAGCGGGAAGGGCTGCTCAAGGCAATCCAGAAAGCGGGGCGTGACGGGACAGGGCTGGATTTGAGCCCCGACGAGCAGGCGCTTATCGAGCTTGAGTTTCAGAAGCCCGAAAAGCCGCCCGTCCCACAGCTGCTGTACTCGGACGCGACTACCGAGGCGCTGGCTTACTCTCTGACGCACTCGTGGCCCTCGGCTGGACTGGTAAGTTCAGAAGCCGGGGCGGTGTTCGGCGGACACTCAATGAGCACAGACACCGTAGTGCGCAACCTTGCGCTGCTGAATCAGCTTTGGGACGGGGCTGACTTTTCCGTTGACCGGCGTACCAAGGAATCTTTCCACGTGCGCAACGTGCGGCTGACTATCGGGCTGCAAGTACAGCCGGCGGTGATGCATAAATTTATGGACGGTCACGGCGCGGTTTCGCGTGGACAGGGCTTTCTGGCGCGCTGCCTGCTTTCCTGCCCGAAGTCAACGCAGGGGACGCGAATCACCAAAGACCCGCCAAGCCGGACTCCGGGGCTGGACGCCTTCTGCCAGCGGTTGCGTAACCTGCTGGAAGTGCCGCTTCCACGGAACGAAGAAAAGGAACTGGAACCACCGGCACTCTACCTTGCCCCGAAGGCGCGTGAATGCTGGAAAGACTACGCCAACCGGACGGAACGGCGGCTTCTGGATGACTTGCAGGGACTCCGGGACGTGGGTTCCAAGGCAGCGGAAAACGCGGCCCGGCTGGCGGCGGTGATGCACATGTTCGAGCAGGGGGACGCCAGAGACATCGGGGAAGAGTACATCGAGAGGGCGGCGCATATCGTGGACTGGTACCTACTCGAAGCCCGGCGGTTTTTCGAGGAATCCACCGGCGCGATTGACCTTAGCGATGCCGCCCGGCTGAAACGCTGGCTGCGGGAATACTGCACAACCCACAAGACCGACCACGTGACCTGCCGTAATGCCCGGAACTACGGCCCGATCAAGGACGGGAAGCGGTTTTTCGCAGCCACCAACCAGCTTGAAGAGAATGGCGATGCTTGGGTGCAGAAGGATGGACGACGCCACCTTCTGCGCATCAACCCCACCCTTCTACCACTTGCCATGAGTGACGGCGGGGAAACCGTAGGAAGCGTAGGAAGTGTAGAATGGGGGGGAAACGAAAAAACGCAGCCAGCCTATGCCAACGGCGCAGAGCCGCCGGCACAGCCACCCGCCTACCCGTCGGACAGCGACAGGCATTTATCGGGCGGTTCATCCCGTCGTGTGCAGGGGGTGTCCGGTTCAGACGACGCTGCCGGCAGCCCGTCATCCGAACCGCACCGTCCCACCCCGGCGTCAGACGCTGACAGGGATGCGGACGGGGAGGCGCGCCGGGAGGCGCTTGCCCGGAACCGTAATGCGGGCAAGACGGTGTGCCTGATGTGCGGCGAAACCATAGACATGTGCAAGTGCCGTAAGCCACAGGGCAACGGCGAAGGCGCGGCTGATAGAACCGTTCCCGGCGCAGAACCTTCACAGCAACCTGCCAATCCGTCAGACAGCGACGGACACTCATCGAAGGCGGCTGACGTTCAGCCCGATGCGGGCGAACTGTGCGAAGACCACCGGACACCTATGACACTTGACCTGGACGGCACGTGGGCGTGCCCGTCGTGCGGGTTTTAG
- a CDS encoding branched-chain amino acid ABC transporter permease, which translates to MHQLQADAPSRTSPSGRSWLSAIGLVAGLFLLNQAFVHGVGGYGLSEYYLRVLTLVGISIILAVSLTLVNGCAGQFSIGHAGFMAIGAYAAGAVTHFGGGPFVALLEGLPGWPVHAVRLLVSLMVGAFASGLAGWLVGLPTLRLRGDYLAIVTLGFGEIIRVVLLNIEPTGGALGFTNIAQGPDVPGQLPDQRFALFLEDTMFFWVSLAAVLTTLAVGRLAYSSFGRSLAALRENEIAAAAMGIDTTQAKTTAFVISAALTGIAGGLYAHYDNYLNPGSFTFLRSVEMVTMIVLGGLGSISGAIVGAATLTVLPEALRDLTRILPPAVIEVAPFLANLPDYRMVLYSLLLIGLMIVRPQGLFGRREWAWLARSFR; encoded by the coding sequence ATGCATCAGCTACAAGCAGACGCCCCCTCTCGCACATCACCGTCCGGACGGTCCTGGCTGAGCGCCATCGGGCTGGTGGCGGGGTTGTTTTTGCTCAACCAGGCGTTCGTCCATGGGGTAGGCGGCTATGGGTTGTCGGAGTACTACCTGCGGGTTCTGACGCTGGTGGGCATTTCCATCATCCTGGCCGTGAGCCTGACGCTGGTCAACGGCTGCGCCGGACAGTTTTCCATCGGGCATGCGGGTTTCATGGCGATTGGCGCGTACGCGGCCGGCGCGGTGACACACTTTGGCGGGGGGCCGTTCGTGGCCCTGCTGGAGGGGCTGCCGGGGTGGCCGGTTCACGCGGTACGGCTGCTGGTGTCCCTGATGGTGGGGGCTTTTGCCAGTGGACTGGCGGGGTGGTTGGTCGGGCTGCCGACGCTGCGCCTGCGGGGCGACTATCTGGCGATCGTGACGCTGGGGTTTGGGGAAATCATCCGGGTTGTGCTGTTGAACATCGAGCCGACTGGCGGTGCGCTGGGTTTTACGAACATTGCCCAGGGGCCGGATGTACCGGGGCAGTTACCGGATCAGCGGTTTGCCCTGTTTCTCGAAGACACGATGTTTTTCTGGGTCTCGCTGGCGGCCGTGTTGACGACGCTCGCCGTGGGACGCCTGGCCTATTCCAGTTTCGGGCGCAGTCTGGCGGCGCTGCGTGAAAACGAAATTGCGGCGGCGGCGATGGGCATTGACACGACGCAGGCCAAAACGACGGCCTTTGTCATCAGCGCGGCGCTGACGGGCATTGCGGGAGGGTTATATGCGCACTATGACAACTATCTGAATCCGGGTTCGTTTACCTTTCTGCGTTCGGTTGAGATGGTGACGATGATTGTTCTGGGCGGGCTGGGGAGCATTTCCGGGGCGATTGTCGGCGCGGCGACACTGACGGTTTTGCCTGAAGCCCTGCGTGATCTGACACGCATCCTGCCGCCGGCAGTGATTGAGGTGGCGCCATTTCTGGCGAATCTGCCTGACTATCGGATGGTGTTGTATTCACTGCTTCTGATTGGGCTGATGATCGTACGTCCGCAGGGTTTGTTTGGGCGGCGCGAATGGGCGTGGCTGGCGCGGTCGTTCCGGTAG
- a CDS encoding amino acid permease, with amino-acid sequence MANQLFVVKSIDELQAQSSPEHSSLKRTLGPFNLITLGIGAIIGAGLFSITGLAAGNNAGPAVTISFIIAAVGCLFAGLCYAEFAAMIPVAGSAYTYSYATMGELIAWTIGWDLVLEYAVGAATVSISWSRYLVKFLEYYNVALPPQLTMSPFDSITTANGTTITGVVNLPAVFIVVAMSLILIKGTQESALVNNLIVALKVGVVLAFIGLGWAFIEPKNYEPYIPPNTGEFGSFGWSGIIRAAGIIFFAYIGFDAVSTAAQEARNPQRDMPIGILGSLGICTVLYILFAHVMTGLAHYSEFKGVEGIAPVATAIAHTPYKWLNQGIILAILAGYASVILVMLLGQSRVFFSMSYDGLLPKIFSEVHPYFRTPWKSNALFAVFVSLFAAFVPARVVGEMTSIGTLFAFILVCAGIIVLRYTQPERERPFRTPFVPVVPALGILVCFGMMAALPLDTWLRLVIWMAAGYVIYFNYGIRHSRLKPAES; translated from the coding sequence GTGGCAAATCAGCTCTTCGTCGTCAAATCCATTGATGAACTGCAAGCCCAGTCATCACCAGAACACAGCTCGCTCAAACGAACCCTTGGACCCTTCAACCTGATTACCCTGGGCATCGGCGCTATCATCGGTGCCGGACTGTTTTCCATCACCGGCCTCGCAGCAGGCAACAACGCCGGGCCGGCCGTCACCATTTCCTTCATCATCGCCGCTGTCGGCTGTCTTTTTGCCGGCCTCTGCTATGCCGAGTTTGCTGCGATGATTCCGGTTGCCGGAAGCGCCTACACCTACTCGTACGCCACCATGGGCGAACTCATCGCCTGGACGATTGGCTGGGACCTCGTGCTGGAATATGCCGTCGGCGCGGCCACCGTCTCTATAAGCTGGTCACGCTATCTGGTGAAGTTCCTGGAGTACTACAACGTGGCGCTGCCACCCCAACTCACTATGTCGCCCTTTGATTCCATCACCACGGCCAACGGCACGACCATCACCGGCGTCGTCAACCTGCCGGCGGTGTTCATCGTCGTGGCCATGTCGCTCATTCTCATCAAGGGAACTCAGGAATCCGCCCTGGTCAACAACCTCATCGTGGCGCTCAAGGTCGGCGTCGTGCTGGCGTTCATCGGGCTGGGCTGGGCCTTCATCGAGCCGAAAAACTATGAACCCTACATCCCACCCAACACGGGTGAGTTCGGCAGCTTCGGCTGGAGCGGCATCATCCGCGCCGCCGGAATCATCTTCTTTGCCTACATCGGTTTCGATGCCGTTTCGACGGCCGCCCAGGAAGCCCGTAACCCACAGCGCGACATGCCGATTGGCATTCTCGGCTCGCTCGGTATCTGTACCGTGCTCTACATCCTGTTTGCGCACGTGATGACCGGGCTGGCGCACTACTCGGAGTTCAAGGGCGTCGAGGGAATTGCACCGGTGGCGACGGCCATTGCCCATACGCCCTACAAGTGGCTCAACCAGGGCATCATCCTCGCCATTCTCGCCGGCTACGCCTCGGTCATCCTGGTGATGTTGCTGGGACAGTCGCGGGTCTTTTTCTCGATGTCCTACGACGGGCTGCTGCCGAAGATTTTTTCGGAAGTGCACCCGTACTTCCGTACGCCGTGGAAGTCCAACGCGCTGTTTGCCGTTTTCGTCAGCCTCTTTGCCGCCTTTGTGCCGGCGCGCGTCGTGGGTGAGATGACCAGCATTGGCACGCTGTTCGCCTTCATTCTGGTGTGCGCCGGGATCATCGTGCTGCGCTACACGCAGCCGGAGCGGGAGCGGCCCTTCAGGACGCCTTTCGTGCCGGTCGTGCCGGCGCTAGGGATTCTGGTGTGCTTTGGCATGATGGCCGCCCTGCCCCTCGACACCTGGCTGCGGCTCGTCATCTGGATGGCTGCCGGCTATGTCATCTACTTCAACTATGGCATCCGGCACAGCAGACTGAAGCCGGCTGAAAGCTAG
- a CDS encoding nucleotide sugar dehydrogenase: protein MSQHMACPTVGIVGLGYVGLPLAVQFLRSGCRVIGFDIDQHKVTALNAGRSYIRNVPAAVIAEAVATGQFQATADVARLADVEAILICVPTPLTAHREPDLSFIIQTAEAVAPHLRAGQLVSLESTTYPGTTEEELVPRLERGSGLRAGRDFHVVYSPEREDPGNPDFGTRNIPKVIGGLTSDCLAAGIRLYRHAVQTMVPVSSTRVAEATKLVENIFRCVNIAMVNELKMVFDAMGIDVWEVLDAAKTKPFGFMKFEPGPGLGGHCIPIDPFYLTWKAREFGVQTKFVELAGDINTSMPRYVVTRLLEALSDCGRALRGANILLLGLAYKKNVDDPRESPTFAIWDLLRARQANVQFHDPYIPVAPAMREYPAYAGTPSVPLTEAVLAHSDAVVICTAHDGLDYGFVVRHARLVVDTRNACAGLPAELLHKVVKA, encoded by the coding sequence ATGTCACAACACATGGCTTGTCCGACCGTCGGCATCGTTGGTCTGGGCTACGTTGGGCTGCCGCTGGCCGTACAGTTTCTGCGCAGCGGCTGCCGGGTCATCGGCTTTGACATTGACCAGCACAAGGTCACAGCCCTCAATGCCGGGCGGAGTTATATCAGAAACGTCCCGGCAGCCGTGATTGCCGAAGCCGTGGCGACCGGGCAGTTCCAGGCGACGGCTGATGTGGCCCGGCTTGCCGACGTGGAAGCGATCCTGATCTGCGTTCCCACGCCGCTGACGGCGCACCGTGAGCCGGACCTGTCCTTCATCATTCAGACGGCTGAAGCCGTTGCCCCGCATCTGCGGGCCGGGCAACTCGTCAGTCTGGAATCCACGACCTATCCTGGAACGACCGAAGAAGAACTCGTGCCCCGGCTCGAACGGGGGTCAGGATTGCGCGCCGGACGTGACTTTCATGTGGTCTATTCGCCGGAGCGTGAAGACCCCGGCAATCCCGACTTCGGGACGCGCAACATTCCCAAGGTCATTGGCGGCCTGACCTCCGACTGCCTGGCGGCCGGCATCCGGCTGTACCGCCACGCGGTGCAAACCATGGTGCCGGTTTCTTCGACGCGCGTGGCCGAGGCCACGAAACTCGTCGAAAACATCTTCCGCTGCGTCAACATCGCCATGGTCAACGAACTCAAAATGGTCTTCGACGCCATGGGCATTGATGTGTGGGAAGTTCTGGACGCCGCCAAAACCAAGCCGTTTGGCTTCATGAAGTTCGAGCCGGGGCCGGGCCTTGGCGGGCACTGCATCCCCATTGACCCGTTTTACCTGACGTGGAAGGCACGGGAGTTTGGCGTGCAGACCAAGTTTGTGGAGCTGGCCGGCGACATCAACACCAGCATGCCGCGCTATGTGGTGACACGCCTGCTGGAGGCCCTGTCGGATTGCGGCCGCGCGCTGCGCGGAGCCAACATCCTGCTGCTGGGGCTGGCCTACAAAAAAAACGTGGACGACCCACGCGAGTCCCCGACCTTTGCCATCTGGGACCTGCTGCGCGCCCGGCAGGCGAACGTACAGTTTCATGACCCGTACATCCCGGTCGCCCCGGCCATGCGGGAATATCCGGCCTATGCCGGCACGCCATCGGTTCCGTTGACCGAAGCGGTTTTGGCGCACAGTGACGCCGTGGTGATTTGTACGGCGCACGACGGGCTGGATTACGGTTTTGTCGTCCGGCATGCCCGGCTTGTCGTGGACACCCGCAATGCCTGCGCCGGGCTGCCGGCCGAGTTGTTGCATAAGGTGGTCAAGGCCTGA
- a CDS encoding PAS domain-containing sensor histidine kinase gives MALKLHTRTTLLASALTIAVLGAFVWLSNRELARLLRDEQRVWVKLHAVTLAEQIARLPNEQTGLNRLVALSKQARPDALGIRVWERSGKSYQVVTALVEDDLPPPDPAAIANALRTPVMTNLPTQLRLNGSGGDAYWICVPIKRAGRPEGAVEYIERIGLATAVLTRYRTLALWFALGCVLAITLAMNWLFRRTVYAPIERLLAAMQRVQEGDLSATVEVRTQDELGRLADGYNRMLAQVRAMTDEREQQRQELEARVAEATAELSERNTQLETLNRELWEMTRRLTDMERLAAAGQTAAQLAHEVGTPLNLISGHVQLLGADLNGNPRAQARLETISLQIERIERIVRTMLDRTRADTSEHQLLDLNAVLRRTFELIQPALTLRHIHLVTQLSPTPLPVRGTVDQLQQVFINLFNNAMDAMPSGGQLTVTSARWETGTGVEHFVIEARDTGQGMPESVRTRIFEPFFTTKPRGSGTGLGLVVARQIVREHGGDMTVMSQPEQGTTVRLTFPPATEPRP, from the coding sequence ATGGCCTTGAAACTGCATACCCGGACAACGTTGTTGGCCTCGGCGCTCACGATTGCCGTCCTGGGCGCTTTTGTGTGGCTGTCGAACCGTGAACTGGCACGGCTGCTCCGCGATGAACAACGGGTGTGGGTCAAACTCCACGCTGTCACGCTCGCCGAGCAGATTGCGCGCCTGCCCAACGAACAGACCGGTCTCAACCGCCTTGTGGCGCTGTCCAAGCAGGCGCGGCCCGACGCCCTGGGTATCCGGGTCTGGGAGCGGTCGGGGAAAAGCTACCAGGTCGTCACGGCCCTGGTCGAAGACGACCTGCCGCCGCCGGACCCGGCTGCCATCGCCAATGCGCTGCGGACGCCGGTCATGACGAACCTGCCCACTCAACTGCGTCTGAACGGCAGCGGCGGAGATGCCTACTGGATATGCGTGCCCATCAAACGGGCCGGTCGGCCCGAAGGCGCAGTGGAATACATCGAGCGAATTGGTCTCGCCACAGCCGTACTGACCCGTTACCGCACCCTTGCCCTGTGGTTCGCTCTGGGCTGCGTGCTGGCCATCACCCTGGCGATGAACTGGCTCTTCCGCCGGACGGTCTATGCGCCCATCGAGCGCCTGCTGGCCGCCATGCAGCGCGTGCAGGAAGGTGATCTTTCCGCCACGGTGGAAGTCCGCACCCAGGATGAACTGGGACGGCTCGCCGACGGCTACAACCGGATGCTGGCGCAGGTCCGCGCCATGACCGACGAACGCGAGCAGCAGCGCCAGGAACTGGAAGCCCGTGTGGCCGAAGCCACGGCCGAGCTTTCTGAACGCAATACCCAACTTGAAACGCTCAACCGCGAACTGTGGGAAATGACCCGTCGCCTGACCGACATGGAGCGTCTGGCGGCGGCTGGACAGACGGCAGCCCAGTTGGCCCACGAGGTGGGCACACCGCTCAACCTCATCAGCGGACACGTGCAGCTTCTCGGCGCTGACCTCAACGGCAATCCCAGGGCCCAGGCCCGACTCGAAACCATCAGCCTGCAAATCGAGCGCATTGAGCGCATCGTACGGACGATGCTCGACCGAACCCGGGCCGACACCAGCGAACACCAGTTGCTTGACCTGAACGCTGTCCTGCGCCGGACGTTCGAGCTGATCCAGCCGGCCCTGACCCTGCGCCACATCCATCTGGTGACACAGCTCAGCCCGACGCCGCTGCCCGTGCGCGGCACGGTGGATCAGCTCCAGCAGGTCTTCATCAACCTGTTCAACAACGCCATGGACGCCATGCCTTCCGGTGGGCAGCTCACCGTGACCAGCGCCCGGTGGGAAACCGGAACGGGCGTGGAACACTTCGTCATCGAGGCGCGTGACACCGGACAGGGCATGCCCGAAAGCGTACGGACACGCATTTTTGAACCTTTCTTCACGACCAAACCGCGTGGGAGCGGAACCGGACTGGGCCTCGTGGTGGCCCGGCAGATCGTCCGCGAACATGGCGGAGACATGACGGTGATGAGCCAGCCGGAGCAGGGAACGACCGTCCGGCTTACCTTCCCGCCGGCGACGGAGCCACGCCCATGA